GAAGACGCGATGCGCCATCGCTGGAACAGTAATCAGACATAAACTACCTCCTTCGCGAGGATTAAACTGTAACCGGCGCAAAATATTTTTGTCCATAGGCTGAGCATCGTGATTTGAAAAAAACAGAGAATAAAAGGCAAAAAAATCGTTAACAGCCCAACAAAGACGACCAATAGTGGTGTAACGATATAAAATAACTACGGTTTTTCGAAAATGACCCGCGATCTCGACAGTCTTTCTCCTCATGTTACTGAGGATATTATAACAATTGGCCAGCGGATTCGCGCCGCCCGCAAAACCCGCAACCTCAATCAGGAGGCACTGGCCAACCGGCTCGGGGTCACCCAGCCGACGGTGGCCAATTGGGAGGCCGACGTTCACAGCCCCCGACAGATGATGCTTGCGCGCCTCGCAGAAGCGCTCGACGTTTCTCTGGGCTGGCTGGCGGGTGGCGAGACCGTGACGCCCGGCGCAGGCACCAATGCGGGCCACGGCTATCTGAATCGCGGCATGTATCATGTGCCGGTCCTGCCGCTGGCCCAACTGACGGGCCGTGATCGGCTGAGCGACCGGACCACCCGGGCGGCGGCCATTGATTACATTCCCATCAGTGCGCGCGACGGCGACTATTTCGCGACGTTTCTCACACCAGCACCCTATGAAGACGTCTTTCCCGGCGAAGCGCTGTTCGTGTTTGATGCACGACGAATAGCGATGGTGCCCGGCTGCTATGCCCTCATCGTCGGGCCAGCCGGTCCGCACCTGCACTATTGGCCCGCTAGCGCCCAGACCGGTGCGCCGTCGAAAGCGCTGGGCGAAGTGCTTGGCACCCTCGCCGTCACCGTCCGCTTCTTCTGAAGCCTTGCCCCCAAGGGCGCATGGGGCCTAGAGCATGAGCATGCCACAGGTTCGGTCTTCGCGTTTCACATTCACAAGCTGGCAGGTCCTCGACGGACAAGCTTCAGTCGCCTTCTCGTTCCATTGCGACCAGTTCGGTGACTTCACCGAAACGGTGTCCTGGCCCGTCGCCCCGGAGGAGCTGGCGCAGTATTTCGAGGGCGGCGGCCGTGCGATAGGCGATCTTTTGTGGGTGGCTCTGGGTGTCAGCTACTACAAGGCCGGCGCTGCACGTCATATTGACCTGCCGCCGCTGCCCGCCGCGGGCCGCGCCATGGCGGAGGCCCTGTACACCGAAGGCTTGGCGGAGTTCTTTGTGCGGGCCGAGCTGCCCTACCCGGCGGATATCGAATTTTCCGGCCCCGTTACCGATGACACTCTGAGACGACCCGACCGCGTCGAGCCCGGCGCCGCGCTGGTCGCGTTTGGCGGCGGCAAGGATTCCTATGTGGCACGCGCCATCCTGCAACAGGCGGGTGAGGATATGCGACTTGTCAGCGCCACATTGTCTGGCGCGGTGCAGTCAGTATTGAGGGCCACGGCGCCGGACGAAATCACCTTTATCGAACGGGCACTGGACGCCTCCCTTGCTGGCGCATCAGCGGCAGGGTTCAACGGCCATGTGCCGATCACGGCGATCAACATGCTTCTTCTGTCCGTGCTCGGCGCAATCAAAGGCTATCCGCAGGTGGTCTTCGCGAACGAACGATCCGCCGACGAGCCGACAATGAAGATGGGGACCGTCGTCGCCAATCATCAGTTCTCGAAATCCGGGCCTTTCGAGACCCACCTGCGCCAGGCCATGCTGGCAGCCGACCCGGACACACCCCGCCCCTATTCGATCCTGCGGCCCTATTCAGAAGCGTGGATTGGTCGGGCCTTCGCGCGCCTCAAGGCAGCGCATCCCAAATTCACAAGCTGCAATCGCAATTTCCGTCTGGCCGGGGATGCCGAGAAACGCTGGTGCGGCCGCTGTGCCAAATGCGCCTTCACGTCCTTGATCCTCGCCCCCTATCTCAATCGCCAAGAGGCCAAAGTTGCATTCGGCGCC
This genomic stretch from Parvularcula sp. LCG005 harbors:
- a CDS encoding helix-turn-helix transcriptional regulator — translated: MTRDLDSLSPHVTEDIITIGQRIRAARKTRNLNQEALANRLGVTQPTVANWEADVHSPRQMMLARLAEALDVSLGWLAGGETVTPGAGTNAGHGYLNRGMYHVPVLPLAQLTGRDRLSDRTTRAAAIDYIPISARDGDYFATFLTPAPYEDVFPGEALFVFDARRIAMVPGCYALIVGPAGPHLHYWPASAQTGAPSKALGEVLGTLAVTVRFF